CCTCGCGCTCGCGTGCCTCGATCTCGAGTTCGTGATCCTTTTGTTCCTGATACCGATCATAGTTGCCCGGATAACGACCCAGTCGTCCCCGATCCAGCTCCAGAATGCTGGTGGCCAGTCGCTTCAAAAACGCCCGATCGTGAGTAATGAACAGCACCGCACCGCTAAACTGCAGCAACTGTTCTTCAAGCCACATGATGGTATCGAGGTCGAGATGGTTGGTCGGTTCGTCCAGCAGCAGTACATCAGGGTCGGCCACCAACGCACGCGCCAGTGCCACACGACGCCGCCAACCGCCGGAAAGCCCTTCCATCGACATGTCAGCCGGTAATCCGAGCCGAGTCAGCACCGTATCGATGCGCTGGTGATACGACCAGCCATCCATGGCTTCGAGCTCCGACTGCAGCGCTGCCAGCCGGTTCATGTCGGGTTCGTTCGATTCGATCAGACGCTGATATTCTGCCAGCAGGCGACCGGTTTCCGGCAGTCCTTCGGCGACAACATCAAAGATATGTCGACCCTCGGCATCAGGCAGCGCCTGTTCAAGCGTGCCGACACGCAATCCCGGCATGCGCCAGATGCTGCCTCCGTCCGGCTGGGTCGTGCCGGCAATCAGCGACAGCAGTGTTGATTTGCCGGTACCGTTGCGTCCGACCAGCGCCAGTCGCTCGCCACGTTCCAGAGTGAGATCGGCACCATCCAGCAGGACCTGCGTGCCATAGGCGAGTTGCAGGCCTTCCAGTTTCAGCAGCATGCGTTACGTCCACGGTCACAGTAATATGGGCAACCCATTGTAGCGTATTGCCCGATCGGATTGGCGGCATCCTGCAGCTGACACTTTTCGATCGATCAGCCAGGCTGCACGCCATCACCCAGAGAAGAGTTGCCATTCATCCAATGGAAAAGTCCATGCTGCCCGACGCCCTGCAATTCACTTCCCCGGCGCCGCTGGTCGATATTGGCGCCAACCTGACCCATGAAAGCTTTGAAGCCGATCTGGAGGACGTCCTCACCCGCGCTCGGCAAGCCAATGTCACGACGCTGATCCTGACCGGCACCGACCGCGAGCACATCCAGGCCGCGTTAACGCTATGCGAACACGAGCATGACGGGGTCGAACTGTATACCACGGCCGGTGTGCATCCCCATCATGCCGATCAGTGGGACGCCAGCATGGCTGAATATGTACGTCAGGTACTGGCTCAGCCGAGTACGGTGGCTGCCGGCGAGTGTGGACTCGACTATCATCGGGATCTGATGCCGCGCAGCGTGCAGCGTCGTACCTTCGAAGCGCAGCTCGAGCTGGCAGCTGAAAGTGGTCAACCCCTGTTTCTGCATGAGCGTGAGGCCGGTCATGACATGCTCGAGATGCTCAGGTACTGGCGTGATGATATCACCAGGGCCGTCGTACACTGTTTTACCGGTGAACGCGCCACGCTGCATGGTTACCTGGATCTTGATCTGCATATTGGCCAGACAGGCTGGCTGTGTGACGAGCGCCGGGGGCAGCATCTGCGTGAAGCAGTCAACGATATTCCACTGAACCGGCTGATGGTCGAAACCGACTGCCCCTATTTGCTCCCGCGTAATCTGCCGGCCAAACTCAAGGGACGACGCCACGAACCGGCGCTACTGCCCTGGATTGTGCGCGAAATTGCCGCCTGCCGCGGCATGGAAGAAGCGGAGCTGGCAAGCGCCACCACGAAGACGGCACGACGTTTCTTTGGTCTCGATGAGGTTATCCCCCATGGATGATACTGCCCTGAACGCCGATACCGGCGCCCCCGATATTGATCTCCCCGGCTTTCTGGCGATCGAGGCCGGCGACGGCGAGCTGCCGGTGGCCATCGCCTGGTCACTACCGGATGGCCGCATCAAGCAAACCCTGATTCAGCCTGATCCGGGCTGGCTCGAGGATGACAGCGTCAGTTTCGGTGACTACAGCGAAGAGCAGCTCAACACACTTGGCCTGACCACCGTGGAGGTCATCCGGGAACTTGAAGCGGACTACCATGGCGCCACGCTGCACACCCCCGGCGTCGTCGACGAGCAGGCCATCCTTTCCAGCTTGTTCGCCAGCTGCGGGGTCGAGCCATTCGTCGAACTGATGCCCGCTGAACAGCTCTACGAGGAGCTGCCTGGGGATGAGTGGCGCGAGCAGCGGGGCGAACTCTTCAATGAACTGGGGCTGGAACCGCTGCGTGCCGAAGATGAACTGCAGGTCATGCTGACCCTGCACATGCGTTTTCAGGACGAAAATGACAGCGGCGCCCTGCCCGGTGCCGGCTTTGGGCCGGATGCAGACGAGGAGTAGCGCCGGACAGGACTAACGCTGGCTGTCGAGCCAGTACCCGGCGTCACGCGCTGCCTCCCGGGGCGGCGTGTCCTTGCGAAAGCAGGCCGTCAGCGCCCGATGGAAGGCGGCGGCACGCAATGGCAGGCCCTCGCGGCTGTAGCGCTCGGCGCGCGCTTTTACCTGTTCGGCGAACGCTGCTCGATCCACCTCGGCACTGCCATCAAGATTATCCACGCTGACATTGAAACGTCGCTTACTGGCCTCACAAAACAGGCTTTCAAGTGCCTGCGGCGCCACCTCTGCCTGCTCGAAAGCCTGCTGGGCGGCCTGATCGCGTCCATCCGGAAGATACCAGTAACCGTAATCCTCCAGCTGACGCCGGCGGGAGCCGGCTATGCACCAGTGACTGACCTCATGCAAGGCACTGGCAAAAAAGCCGTGGGCAAAGATGATCTCGGCCACCCTGTCGCCTGAGGGCGGGCGATAAAGTGGTTCTTCATCGCCACAGAGCAGTCGGGTGTGATAGCGCGCTTCGAATAATGTATTGAACAGCACCATGAGCTGCTCGGCTTCCGGTTCGGGCAGTATGGTGGTAGTCATCGTCTCGGACGTCGGGGAGCTGTTACTGAAGTGATTCATGCGGCGTTCGATGGTCTCGGTAGACAGGCTGCGCTCTGCTAGACTCTGCGTCCCCACTTTGCCGGGAAAGCGTCGTGTCCTCATCTTCACTGATTCAGCGCAGCCGTGTCGAGAGCGGCCAGCTTTCCAGACTTGCCCTGCCGATTCTCGGGGCTCAGCTGGCCCAGGCCGGCATGAGTACAGTAGATGTCCTGATGGCGGGTCAGGCCAGCGCTACCGACCTGGCGGCCGTCTCGGTAGGCGCCAGTCTATGGGTCCCGCTGATGCTGTTCATGACCGGGACCCTGATGGGCCTGACCCCTATCGTGGCACAACATCTGGGAGCCACCCGTCACGGTGCCATTCGTCCCGCTGTCCATCAGGCTCTGTGGGTCGCTCTGACACTCGGGCTGATGAGCGCCACGCTACTTTATCTTCTGGCTGAGCCGATTTTCGAATTCATGGCCGTCCCCGTCGAAGTTTCCGGCCTCTCTACAAGCTATCTCCATGCGGTAGCGCCCGGTCTGCTCGGCATGGCGCTGTATCAGACCCTGCGCGCCTTTTCCGATGGCATGAATCACACTCGCCCTGCACTACTGATCAGTCTGGTCGGCCTGCTGGTCAACATTCCCTGTAATTATCTGCTGATTCATGGCGGTGAAGGCGCAACAGCCCTGCTTGGTTCAGCAACACCGGGATGGCTGCAGGCATTGCCGGCACTGGGAGCCATCGGCTGCGGTGTGGCGACTTCCATTGCGATGTGGGTCATGTGTCTGACCATGATGTGGTACACCCACCGCGCCCGGATCTTTCATTCCGTAGCCTTGTGGCGTACACCTGCGTGGCCGAAATCGGACAGGATCCGGGAATTATTGCGGGTTGGCCTGCCAATTGGCGTCGCTATTTTTACCGAGGTCACCCTGTTCACGCTGATCGCCCTGTTCGTCGCCGGCTTCGGCAGTATCGTAGTCGCTGCCCATCAGATTGCCCTGAACTTCACGTCGCTTTTATTCATGGTCCCGCTATCTCTGGGCATGGCACTGACCGTAAGAGTCGGAAATGCTGTCGGACGCGAGGCGCCAGAACAGGCGCGCTTTGTCGCTTTCAATGGTGTGGGTTGTGCACTGTTGGCGGCTCTGCTGATTGATCTCGTTCTACTGTGGGGCGGCCCCGCGGTGGTGGCACTCTACAGTGACAATACCGAAGTGCGTGCGCTGGCAGGCCAGCTGGTTCTGCTGGCCACCCTCTATCAATTCTCCGATGCACTTCAGGTCAGCATGGCCGGTGCTCTACGAGGCTACAAGGACACCCGTATCATCATGGGCATCACCCTGTTCGCCTACTGGGTGGTAGGCCTCGGTGGCGGTCATCTGCTGGGCCGGGGCTGGGCCGGCCACTTCAGCGGGCTGGGCGTCTATGGCTACTGGCTGGGCCTGATTGCAGGTCTCAGTGTCGCGGCCCTCCTGCTGGGCTGGCGTCTATGGCATACCTCGCGACGGGCCATTATCAGGCTGAGCGAGGCGCAGAGCGCATGAATAACGAATACAACACGGGCATAAAGGCGCTTAACTTTTCGGTCGACGCTGTGCTAATAGTGCAGATGTGGGTTGCCTGAATCCCGGACTGTTGCTTCAGCCTGCGATGAGCGGTGAAGAGGCAGGCGTCCGGTCGAGGTGGTCATCACAACTCCGACAGTCGACAAGGAGGCTTCTCATGAGCCAGGTAATGTCCTCTTCGCGGCCGGCCATCATTATTGACATGGCAGCCATGCGCGAACGCCTGCGAGCCTCTCGACGCATCGTGCGCCTGGCGCCCGAGCTGGATGGGCTGGAAATGCTCTATCGGCTCTCTACCGATGAGGAAGCCCTCTACGCCATGCCGGTGCTGGCCTGGGCTATACGGGGCAATGGGGAAGTGGTGGGCATGGTACCGTGGCTGAACACGTTACGTCCCTGTCATGAGCTCGACGATCCCGAGCATGGCTGCTTTGTCGGCTACCGTGATCCGGAAACGGAAGAGCTGCTGGACTCCCCTCCGACTCACAAGCTTCAGGAGCTGGAACACGCAGCTGCCTACTTCGATTATGAGCCATGTGAAGAGGGCATTGCGCTGCAGCTGCTACCCGATACACAAGGCACGCACGCGCTGTGTTACGAAGAGGACGAGGGGCCGTGGCAACTCAAGCAGGTGCATGGTTGGCAGCTCAGAAGCGATGGACGTATCGAGGCACTGCTGCTCGATGAGTCATTACCGATTCAGACGCCCGTGCTGCCGGGAGATGATTGCCTCTATGCTGCCGAAGAGCGACATCGCACCGTATATTTCTTTCAGCGCGCCATCGCCAATCGTATTCGGGAGCAGGATCCGGAAACACTTGAAGCACTCGCCATGATGGTCGAAATTGCCTGAAGCAGAACCATACCAACTGTTCGAGCGGGTCTGACAGACTCGCTCGACCTGCTATTCGGCCAGGCGGATGTAATAACGGTACTGCGTCTCTTCATCGGCACGATGAATCAGTTCATGACCGAGGAAGCTGCAGAATTTTGGAATATCCCGCGTAGTCGCCGGATCCGTAGCCAGTACTTCAAGAATCTGACCAGGACTCATGTCCCGAACCTTGTTATGCATCATCATGATTGGCTCGGGACAGTAAAGACCACAGGTATCCAGGGTGGCATCGTATACTGGTTGCTCACTCATCGGGTTCTCCGTAACGTTCCGGATCATGACTGCTGCGCTGAATCAGGCTCCACCAGTACCGTGACCTCTTCTCGATCATGGTACAAATGGCGACACCGAATCATGGCCTGAATCCTGTTTTCCTGCAGACGCTGTTCCAACAGATCAAGCGCCTCCCGTACATGCGGCCAACGCTGCTTCATCGGCAGTTTCAGATTGAATACGGCCCACTGACACCAGCCTGCGATCAGCCAGTCTCCCATCAGAACCGCGACCCGGGAAGGTTGCTCCACAATATCACAGACCAGCCACTCCACGGGGTGCGGCGGCTGCCAGTGAAAGGCATCCTCGCGCAAATGCTCGATCTGACCGGTGGTTAACAGTGCGTTATCCATGGGGCCATTATCGATGGCATAAACCGACATGCCACGCTGCACCAGCTGCCAGCTCCATCCCCCCGGCGCCGCCCCGAGATCGACTGCCCAGCAGTGCTCACCAAGCACCTCTGACCAACGCTCTGGCGCAATGAAGGTATGCCATGCCTCTTCCAGCTTGAGCGTCGAGCGACTGGGTGCACCGGCCGGGAATCTGAGATGACGGATACCACCGGGGTGGTCACTTCGATTACCGGGAAAGCTCAGCGCGATCTGAACCTCGTTACCTTCAGTCCAGCACAGATGCAACCAGCGCTTGCCTGCCCTGCGCCGCAATGCCCCGCGTTTTTTCAACACGCTTTCCAGTGGTTTCTGCAATGAGCGCATCAAACCACTCAATGCTCTCGCTTCATTGGTATCGGGAGTTTCCTGGAGCAGCCGTTCGAAACTCCAGCCACTGGCCACTACATACTCCACGATCGCGGTAATGCGATCCTCACGTGACAGCTGCTCAAGCGGCGCCAACGCCAACAGTGACTGTCGGGCAAACACCAGCCGGACAAGCGGAATGGCACGCTGCACCTCATTGAGTTGCTCTTGGCCTGTATGACACCAACGCACCAAACCACTGTCCGAGCGAGCAATGGGATAACCGCTATATCCCCTGGCAGCCAGCTTTTCACTCAGCTCTGAAGCCAGATCCTGCTCGAAACCAATACGACAATAAAAGAGTAATTCGCTGGCAATAGTGCTCATTCAGCGCTCATATGGGTAGAGAACCTGTTACGGATCATCGCTTGTCCAACGAAATTTCGGAAGGCTTTCCATGTCTGGCCAGTATGAACCTTCTCTTATTGCGAGAAAGAGAAAAGGCATACAGTAGCCGATGACTGAGTCGCATAAGAAGATCATATTGCCTGAGGGTCCCTGCCAGCAGGCTGACCTGACATTTTTACGCTACCGCTGCCGGCTGTCATCCGGACATGAAAAAGCCCCGACCATATGGCCGGGGCTTTCTCGGAAAGGGTGCCTGACGATGACCTAGTCTCGCATGGGGAAGCCCCACACTACCCTCGGCGCTGAGCGGTTTCACTGCCGAGTTCGGCATGGGATCGGGTGGGACCCGCTCGCTGTGGTCGTCAGGCAATTCGGTGGTCGAATCGCCCGCAGGCGCTTCGACGGATTCGTGGATCATGCTGCGTGCTGCGTCTCGCGTATCCGGCACGTGTCATCACAGACCGCTTGGGCGTTATATGGTCAAGCCTCACGGGCAATTAGTACGCGTCAGCTCAATGCGTTGCCGCACTTACACACCGCGCCTATCGACCTCGTCGTCTTCGAGGGCCCTTCAGGGGGCGCAAGGCCCCGGGGAAGTCTCATCTTGAAGGGGGCTTCCCGCTTAGATGCCTTCAGCGGTTATCCCGTCCGGACCTGGCTACCCGGCGATGCCACGGGCGTGACAACCGGTACACCAGAGGTCCGTCCACTCCGGTCCTCTCGTACTAGGAGCAGCACTTCTCAAACTTCCGACGCCCACGGCAGATAGGGACCGAACTGTCTCACGACGTTCTAAACCCAGCTCGCGTACCACTTTAAATGGCGAACAGCCATACCCTTGGGACCGACTTCAGCCCCAGGATGTGATGAGCCGACATCGAGGTGCCAAACACCGCCGTCGATGTGAACTCTTGGGCGGTATCAGCCTGTTATCCCCGGAGTACCTTTTATCCGTTGAGCGATGGCCCTTCCATACAGAACCACCGGATCACTAGAACCTGCTTTCGCACCTGCTCGACGTGTCTGTCTCGCAGTCAAGCACCCTTGTGCTCTTGCACTCACTGCGCGATTTCCAACCGCGCTGAGGGTACCTTCGTGCTCCTCCGTTACGATTTGGGAGGAGACCGCCCCAGTCAAACTACCCACCACACACTGTCCTCGCACCGGCTCACGGTGCGGAGTTAGAACGCCGATGATGCAAGGCTGGTATTTCAAGGTTGGCTCCACCGCGGCTGGCGCCACGGTTTCACAGCCTCCCAGCTATCCTACACAAGCAACATCAGCGTCCAGTGTGAAGCTGTAGTAAAGGTTCACGGGGTCTTTCCGTCTGGCCGCGGGTACACAGCATCTTCACTGCGATTTCAATTTCACTGAGTCCCGGGTGGAGACAGCGTGGCCATCATTACGCCATTCGTGCAGGTCGGAACTTACCCGACAAGGAATTTCGCTACCTTAGGACCGTTATAGTTACGGCCGCCGTTTACCGGGGCTTCGATCAGGAGCTTCACCCCCGAAGGGGCTGACACCATCACTTAACCTTCCGGCACCGGGCAGGCGTCACACCCTATACGTCCGCTTGCGCGTTGGCAGAGTGCTGTGTTTTTAGTAAACAGTTGCAGCCACCTGGTCTCTTCGGCCGGTGTCCGCTCGAGCCGCAAGGGCTGTCACGGCCACCGGCGCACCTTCTCCCGAAGTTACGGTGCCATTTTGCCTAGTTCCTTCACCCGGGTTCTCTCAAGCGCCTTGGTATTCTCTACCTGACCACCTGTGTCGGTTTGGGGTACGGTCGCATGTGATCTGAAGCTTAGAGGCTTTTCCCGGAAGCGTGGCATCAGTGACTTCCACCCCGTGGGGTGTTCGTCTCGCATCTCGGCCGATGAGCGATCGGATTTGCCTGATCGCTCGGCCTACCTGCTTTCACCGGGGCAACCAACGCCCGGCTCACCTGGCCTTCTTCGTCCCCCCATCGCAATCACATCCGGTACGGGAATATTGACCCGTTTCCCATCGACTACGCCTTTCGGCCTCGCCTTAGGGGCCGACTCACCCTGCTCCGATTGACGTCGAACAGGAACCCTTGGTCTTCCGGCGGGGGAGGTTTTCACTCCCCTTATCGTTACTCATGTCAGCATTCGCACTTGTGATACCTCCAGCATGCCTCTCGACACACCTTCACAGGCCTACACAACGCTCCTCTACCGCGTGTCCGAAGACACGCCCGCAGCTTCGGTACCCGGTTTAGCCCCGTTACATCTTCCGCGCAGGCCGACTCGACCAGTGAGCTATTACGCTTTCTTTAAAGGATGGCTGCTTCTAAGCCAACCTCCTGGCTGTCTGAGCCTTCCCACATCGTTTCCCACTCAACCGGGATTTGGGGACCTTAGCTGGCGGTCCGGGTTGTTTCCCTCTTGACAACGGACGTTAGCACCCGCTGTCTGTCTCCCACGCTGTACTCACCGGTATTCGGAGTTTGCCTCGGTTTGGTAACCCGGGATGGGCCCCTAGCCGAAACAGTGCTCTACCCCCGGTGGTAATACGTGAGGCGCTACCCAAATAGCTTTCGAGGAGAACCAGCTATCTCCGGGCTTGATTAGCCTTTCACTCCGATCCACAGCTCATCCGAGTCCTTTTCAACGGACCCCGGTTCGGGCCTCCAGTCAGTGTTACCTGACCTTCACCCTGGCCATGGATAGATCGCCCGGTTTCGGGTCTGTATCCAGCGACTGCGCGCCCTGTTAAGACTCGGTTTCCCTGCGCCTCCCCTATGCGGTTAAGCTCGCCACTGAATACAAGTCGCTGACCCATTATACAAAAGGTACGCGGTCACCCTCCGAAGAAGGCTCCCACTGCTTGTACGCACACGGTTTCAGGATCTGTTTCACTCCCCTCACCGGGGTTCTTTTCGCCTTTCCCTCACGGTACTGGTTCACTATCGGTCAGCCAGGAGTATTTAGCCTTGGAGGATGGTCCCCCCGTCTTCAGTCAGGGTTTCACGTGCCCCGACCTACTCGATTTCACGACAATGGGATTTCGACTACGGGGCTGTCACCCGCTATGGCGTGCCTTTCCAGACACTTTGTCTATCCGTCATGCCGCTTAAGGGCTGCTCCCCGTTCGCTCGCCACTACTTGGGGAATCTCGGTTGATTTCTGTTCCTCGGGATACTTAGATGTTTCAGTTCTCCCGGTTCGCTTCCATGAGTTATGTATTGGCTCATGGATACTCATCTGATGATGAGTGGGTTTCCCCATTCGGAAATGCCCGGGTCGCAGGTTATTTGCCACCTCGCCGAGCCTTATCGCAGGCTGTCACGTCCTTCATCGCCTCTGGCTGCCTAGGCATCCACCGTGTGCGCTTCATCGCTTGACCATATAACCCCAAGGGGTCTGATCAGGATGACATACGATTCGCCGGATACGCTTGAGACGTATCACGTTTTGTCCGGATCGGCGGTCACGACACGAAGCGTGTGCTTCGGTGTTGCCGCCGACCGGAACAGTCAGCATGATCCACATTGTTAAAGAGCGTACTGTCGCAAAGCGACAGTCGGAAATCGGCTCGATGCTGTCATCGAATCGACTTGCGACTGTGCTTTCCTGCATATTCGGGTCAGTGGTGGAGCCAGGCGGGATCGAACCGCCGACCTCCTGCGTGCAAGGCAGGCGCTCTCCCAGCTGAGCTATGGCCCCTCTGACAATGCAATTCGTTTCTCGCGCGAAAGAAGGTATCGACGCATGGCCTGCCATGCGAGATGGCTTCTGACAATGCGAGAGACGAATTTGGTGGGTCTGGGCAGACTTGAACTGCCGACCTCACCCTTATCAGGGGTGCGCTCTAACCAACTGAGCTACAGACCCGAACAGTCTTCGCTCTATCCGATCAGGTAATTTGTTGTGGGCGCACTGGCTCACGCGGGCGGTTTGCGTTTAAGGAGGTGATCCAGCCGCAGGTTCCCCTACGGCTACCTTGTTACGACTTCACCCCAGTCGTGAACCACACCGTGGTGGTCGCCCTCCCGAAGGTTGGGCTAACCACTTCTGGTGCAGTCCACTCCCATGGTGTGACGGGCGGTGTGTACAAGGCCCGGGAACGTATTCACCGCGCCATTCTGATGCGCGATTACTAGCGATTCCGACTTCATGGAGTCGAGTTGCAGACTCCAATCCGGACTGAGGCGAGCTTTACGGGATTGGCTTCACGTCGCCGCTTCGCAACCCTTTGTACTCGCCATTGTAGCACGTGTGTAGCCCTGCCCGTAAGGGCCATGATGACTTGACGTCGTCCCCACCTTCCTCCGGTTTGTCACCGGCAGTCTCCCCAGAGTTCCCGGCCGGACCGCTGGCAAATGGGGATAGGGGTTGCGCTCGTTACGGGACTTAACCCAACATTTCACAACACGAGCTGACGACAGCCATGCAGCACCTGTCTCTGCGTTCCCGAGGGCACCCCGGAATCTCTTCCGGGTTCGCAGGATGTCAAGGGCAGGTAAGGTTCTTCGCGTTGCATCGAATTAAACCACATGCTCCACCGCTTGTGCGGGCCCCCGTCAATTCATTTGAGTTTTAGCCTTGCGGCCGTACTCCCCAGGCGGTCGACTTAGCGCGTTAACTGCGCCACCAGCCTCTCGAGGAGGCCAACGGCTGGTCGACATCGTTTACGGCATGGACTACCAGGGTATCTAATCCTGTTTGCTACCCATGCTTTCGCGCCTCAGCGTCAGTGTCAGTCCAGAAGGCCGCCTTCGCCACTGGTATTCCTCCCGATCTCTACGCATTTCACCGCTACACCGGGAATTCTACCTTCCTCTCCTGCACTCGAGCCTGCCCGTTCCGGATGCCGTTCCCGGGTTGAGCCCGGGGCTTTCACACCCGGCGTGACAGGCCGCCTACGCGCCCTTTACGCCCAGTAATTCCGATTAACGCTTGCACCCTCCGTATTACCGCGGCTGCTGGCACGGAGTTAGCCGGTGCTTCTTCTGCGGGTGATGTCCTTCGTGGCGGGTATTAACCGCCACGCCTTCTTCCCCGCTGAAAGTGCTTTACAACCCGAGGGCCTTCTTCACACACGCGGCATGGCTGGATCAGGCTTTCGCCCATTGTCCAATATTCCCCACTGCTGCCTCCCGTAGGAGTCCGGGCCGTGTCTCAGTCCCGGTGTGGCTGATCATTCTCTCAAACCAGCTACGGATCGCAGCCCTGGTGAGCCGTTACCTCACCAGCAAGCTAATCCGACATGGGCTCATCCGATAGCGCAAGGTCCGAAGATCCCCTGCTTTCTCCCGTAGGACGTATGCGGTATTAGCCCGGGTTTCCCCGGGTTATCCCCCACTACCGGGCAGATTCCCATGCATTACTCACCCGTCCGCCGCTCGCCGGCACCCCGAAGGGCCCGCTGCCGCTCGACTTGCATGTGTTAAGCCTGCCGCCAGCGTTCAATCTGAGCCATGATCAAACTCTTCAGTTGAAAGTCATGCGATCCTGACCGATGACCGAAACCATCGTGGCGGATCAATCCTGGCTCGAAAACGAAAACTCGCGATTTGACGAGTCGTCTGTTTCCGATGATGCTGTGCCGCACCGTCGTGAACCAGACGCCCACACAAATTACCTGATCGACTTGTTAAAGAGCGTTCCCGCCGTGGCCTGCGCCGTTTGCGAGAGAGTGAGCATTCTACTCACCGCCACCGAAATGTCAATGCCGATTTCGGTGGATGCTGCCGAAGCGAGGCTTCGGGGAACAACCGATCGATTCGCAAAAACTTCAATCGAATCAGCTGTCTGCAGCTGCCGGCCCGGGTGGCTGTTGCCCTGTCCGTTGCCAGCGGATGCGTACTCTACGCCTCGCCGGCCGACCTGACAACCCCCGACGTCAGAAAAAATTGCAGAGGCAGAATTCAGCCTCGTCATGAGCGGTTTTGAGCATTCATGCAAATGAACGCAGGGAAACATGCAAATAGCAGGGCCCTGTCAGGTCATGCGACGCCGTGAGATCGGCGTGCGTGCGTCTCCATCATCCAGTGCCATGGCATAACGCTCGGCCACCGTCTGACGCGCTGCCGTAATGTGACGACGCATCAGCATTTCAGCCAATTCCTCGTCCCCAGCGGCAATCGCATCAACAATTCTGTGATGCTCGACAAAAGCTCGCTGGGGTCGGGCAC
This DNA window, taken from Kushneria phosphatilytica, encodes the following:
- a CDS encoding TatD family hydrolase encodes the protein MLPDALQFTSPAPLVDIGANLTHESFEADLEDVLTRARQANVTTLILTGTDREHIQAALTLCEHEHDGVELYTTAGVHPHHADQWDASMAEYVRQVLAQPSTVAAGECGLDYHRDLMPRSVQRRTFEAQLELAAESGQPLFLHEREAGHDMLEMLRYWRDDITRAVVHCFTGERATLHGYLDLDLHIGQTGWLCDERRGQHLREAVNDIPLNRLMVETDCPYLLPRNLPAKLKGRRHEPALLPWIVREIAACRGMEEAELASATTKTARRFFGLDEVIPHG
- a CDS encoding elongation factor P hydroxylase, with amino-acid sequence MTTTILPEPEAEQLMVLFNTLFEARYHTRLLCGDEEPLYRPPSGDRVAEIIFAHGFFASALHEVSHWCIAGSRRRQLEDYGYWYLPDGRDQAAQQAFEQAEVAPQALESLFCEASKRRFNVSVDNLDGSAEVDRAAFAEQVKARAERYSREGLPLRAAAFHRALTACFRKDTPPREAARDAGYWLDSQR
- a CDS encoding MATE family efflux transporter yields the protein MSSSSLIQRSRVESGQLSRLALPILGAQLAQAGMSTVDVLMAGQASATDLAAVSVGASLWVPLMLFMTGTLMGLTPIVAQHLGATRHGAIRPAVHQALWVALTLGLMSATLLYLLAEPIFEFMAVPVEVSGLSTSYLHAVAPGLLGMALYQTLRAFSDGMNHTRPALLISLVGLLVNIPCNYLLIHGGEGATALLGSATPGWLQALPALGAIGCGVATSIAMWVMCLTMMWYTHRARIFHSVALWRTPAWPKSDRIRELLRVGLPIGVAIFTEVTLFTLIALFVAGFGSIVVAAHQIALNFTSLLFMVPLSLGMALTVRVGNAVGREAPEQARFVAFNGVGCALLAALLIDLVLLWGGPAVVALYSDNTEVRALAGQLVLLATLYQFSDALQVSMAGALRGYKDTRIIMGITLFAYWVVGLGGGHLLGRGWAGHFSGLGVYGYWLGLIAGLSVAALLLGWRLWHTSRRAIIRLSEAQSA
- the tusA gene encoding sulfurtransferase TusA, giving the protein MSEQPVYDATLDTCGLYCPEPIMMMHNKVRDMSPGQILEVLATDPATTRDIPKFCSFLGHELIHRADEETQYRYYIRLAE
- the rlmM gene encoding 23S rRNA (cytidine(2498)-2'-O)-methyltransferase RlmM — encoded protein: MSTIASELLFYCRIGFEQDLASELSEKLAARGYSGYPIARSDSGLVRWCHTGQEQLNEVQRAIPLVRLVFARQSLLALAPLEQLSREDRITAIVEYVVASGWSFERLLQETPDTNEARALSGLMRSLQKPLESVLKKRGALRRRAGKRWLHLCWTEGNEVQIALSFPGNRSDHPGGIRHLRFPAGAPSRSTLKLEEAWHTFIAPERWSEVLGEHCWAVDLGAAPGGWSWQLVQRGMSVYAIDNGPMDNALLTTGQIEHLREDAFHWQPPHPVEWLVCDIVEQPSRVAVLMGDWLIAGWCQWAVFNLKLPMKQRWPHVREALDLLEQRLQENRIQAMIRCRHLYHDREEVTVLVEPDSAQQS